Proteins from one Sylvia atricapilla isolate bSylAtr1 chromosome 1, bSylAtr1.pri, whole genome shotgun sequence genomic window:
- the LOC136375220 gene encoding feather beta keratin-like, protein MACNNLCTPCGPTPLANSCNEPCALQCQDSRVIIDPAPVLVTLPGPIMTSFPQSTAVGSTSSAAVGTELSVQGQPVSGGFGGFGYGLGYGRGFGYGLGGLGCYGRRGSYIC, encoded by the coding sequence ATGGCCTGCAACAACCTCTGCACTCCCTGCGGACCCACcccgctggccaacagctgcaacgagccctgtgccctgcaatgcCAGGATTCCCGTGTCATCATCgaccctgcccctgtgctggtcaccctgccaggacccatcatgacctccttcccccagagcaccGCCGTCGGATCCACCTCCTCGGCTGCCGTGGGCACTGAACTCAGTGTCCAGGGACAGCCCGTCTCTGGGGGATTTGGTGGCTTTGGCTACGGCCTTGGCTATGGCCGTGGATTTGGCTACGGCCTGGGAGGCCTGGGCTGCTACGGCAGAAGGGGCAGCTACATCTGCTGA